ATGAAGGTCAAAGGCTgctgtgtttattgtgttttactGTCTGACTAATTAGTGACAAATcagtttctgttttatttaccgAGCCCCGTGATGGAATGTGATAACCTCCCTACAGGCTTTACTCGTTTATTTCTTCAGCATGGCTTTTCCTTATTGTCATCATAGAAACTCATGTCAGTCTTAATATCGCCGCTCGGCCTGCAGAGTCCAGCagattttctcttcttttcttttcttttttcttttttttttttttaccttttggCTACTGAATAGTGCTTTATTTAGAAAgcagattatttaaaaaaaaaaacaaaacaaaaaaaacaccacacggATGGAAAAAAACTGAGTTTTATAGACATGAATTTATTCTTAATTCTCTACATCACAAACATGtataaagacaaaataaataccaggaaaaaataaaaactcttcaTACACATAAAAAACAGATGATTAACCCTCTATTTGCAGTAATTTCTTCATATGCAGTTAAATTAATCTTCAATCCTTCATATTTTTAACTTTAAGGAAGCTTCGTCCCCTTTCACAACAAGGAAACTCTGAGAGACGTACAGAAAACCGCCATCAACAATGGGCTGTGCGTCTAAGGACCATTTGTTCTGATCAAATTTGGGCCGTGCTGCCAGTGCTCTAGCACCAACATCGAGTCAAAAGTTGGGCTTACCTTACTTTGGAAGTACTTTCATGGTTGTAACTTTTGTTCAGAGTTTGTTTCCAAACTTTAAAAGACATCCCGGATTCCCTGGGTGGAGACGAGTTCATCCCATCCTACGATGTCAATTCTTGCCTAATTAAATTTtccaccatcttggattttgtcaaaaactgttgggtttttttcgcTACTCCTtctacaaattttgtccaatcatcaccaaatttggctcttcagagtaagcctcacaaaatGATCAAACAGTTTACCCGTAATAGGTCAATGAATTTGACAGGAATCccgccaaacaggaagtgtgcaTGAGGATTTGTCTTTGCCTTTTTTCTGTGCCTTTGTCGATGGCTAATGCGCACAGATACatgtttttcctgttttgttattattttgacttaataaCTCAAACTTTCAGCAAAATGGATCATGTTAAAACCTAACTTAAATTACTATACTTATATCTATGTGAGTGGAGGTGACCTTAGCCAACAGAGTATACAGGGAATTAGAAAGATCATGTACCTTTTCAAGTGATATCAAGAAGAAAGATGTGGAAGGAAACAACCCTCGAGGTGTTCTTTACCTCTTCTGTGtgcttttacagaaatatatattcctaaaaaaaagtctgttctCACGATCTGCACTTTTAATCGGAACTtcagcttctctctctttctcgagCGTCCTCTCCGTCATAGCTGCTTCAGTTTGTCCTTGTCCAGATGCTGTTAGATTACACCGTTGCCCTCGCCGTTGTGTGGATTCACATCTGATTCCCCTCTATTTCTCATGTTGTTTGCTGTAAAGtgtcagaaatgtttttgtctaTGTATGATGTAATCACAAAATAAccatttacacacattacacacatttacacacacagtgaataaATCCACTTGTGGTCCTGGAGAGTCAGGGGTCCAAACACTCGACAAGTATTTGTAATTAACTCAAAAGAAAACATCTCTACTTTGCACTCAGTACATTTCAAAGTGGAtcactgtattttatatatatatatatatatatatatatatatatatatatatatatatatatatatatatatatatatatatatataatttgtaagGTGGCTTTATTGCACCAGAGAGCTTCAAGCAATTGATTACAATTTCTAACCGTTTTAAACCCTAATAAATGTGACAACAGAAACTGCCAGGcaagttatttgtttgtttgttagttaattaattaattaattaattaatatttagttTCTGTACCTAGTACTAATGAGGAAAGCAGCGGTGAAAAGCACACTAATTTCCATCAATAACCAAAAGCGTCATTTGAGgggaagacttttttttttccttttatgatatttttgtacttttttccccaaatgttAAAAACTTGAATTCGAAGCTGAACATCCACATTATACAGGAAAGGAAATGTGATCTCACCTCTTTTCCACATTATCAAACATACAGCAGCTATGGTAACGACAACGATGGCCACGGTGACACCGAGAGCAATTCTAATAGTGTTAGCTGTTGGGGGATGATCCATATTTAATGTCATAATATCATGTTATAAATTCaatgcaaatgaaaatatcACTGAATCCATTCGCAGATATGTCATTACTGCATCTGATTATTAGTGAAAGGAGATGGAGAAGAGCTTTACCTGAGCAAATTTTCACTTCGGTGTGCACCACATGTCTGGACTGTGCTGTTAATCTCTCACATGTGTAGGTTCCTGTATACTCAACGTTCTCCGGGTTGTGGATTGTGACGGTCCCGTCACGTGCGAGATGTAACGTTTTCCCCCTCCACTGCACTGTGGTGGTAGGTAGCTGGGACGTTTGGGTGTAGGTCAGAGTGGTAGAAGACTCGCCATACGTCAGGGTGATGTTGCTGTTTCCAGTGTTGTCCTGAGAGACGGGACAGTGAATAGTAACGTTGTGTCCTGGATAAATCTCAACATTCTCTGCAAAATAAGAAAAGGATTGTTAAAGCTGATCTGTGTGTTTAatattctgtatttaaaaacaaatgtatgtAGCCTCGTGATTGCTGTAATCATGCTAGATGAGGTGTTTGACGAAGTGTTTGTTGAGGTGTTTGACGAGGAGTTTGTTGAGGTGTTTGACGGTGTATTCACCTTTTCTCAGGCTTGCAGTGTAATGCTGACTCTCGTCCCTGAGGCTGATGGAGCAGCTGTATGTGGTGTTTTCTGCGACAGACTGAGTGAGAACGCTGCTCACTGAGAACAGACCCTCCTTATCTCCTGTCCTGTTCACAGTAAACTTGTCTTCTGACCTGCCGTCTCTGAACCAGGAGATATTGGGTTCTGGGTAAACGTCTTTCGTGCTGCAGGTAATTCCCTCACTCGTCATTTTTAAATCCACCCATTTAACtggaactaaaaaaaacaaataaagaagtCACTGGTAGGTGTTTATGAAGTCTAATCGTATTTGACTTATTTGACAGGTGTTGGTTTTCTCAcaacatctggatttctgatgCACAGCGAACCCTCATACTGCGTTTATGAATAGAAGAATGGacaaaaagaaatgaacaatAAAGAGATCGATGGACGGAGAAGGAAACggtaaaggaaaaggaaaaaacaaaggcaaagaaggaaggaattaaagaaagaaa
This genomic interval from Ictalurus punctatus breed USDA103 chromosome 23, Coco_2.0, whole genome shotgun sequence contains the following:
- the hhla2b.2 gene encoding HERV-H LTR-associating protein 2 isoform X2, with the protein product MKPVILTFVLFWSIPLTTEEDVTVYCIVTSNCVLPCTSTYHDIIHWYKEGKADSVHTFYNKADDLQYQDVDFKGRTSLFKDQIPQGNASLLLSSFRTEDQGKYKCYTATNSENREQFVLLKIKVPVKWVDLKMTSEGITCSTKDVYPEPNISWFRDGRSEDKFTVNRTGDKEGLFSVSSVLTQSVAENTTYSCSISLRDESQHYTASLRKENVEIYPGHNVTIHCPVSQDNTGNSNITLTYGESSTTLTYTQTSQLPTTTVQWRGKTLHLARDGTVTIHNPENVEYTGTYTCERLTAQSRHVVHTEVKICSANNMRNRGESDVNPHNGEGNGVI
- the hhla2b.2 gene encoding HERV-H LTR-associating protein 2 isoform X1, translating into MKPVILTFVLFWSIPLTTEEDVTVYCIVTSNCVLPCTSTYHDIIHWYKEGKADSVHTFYNKADDLQYQDVDFKGRTSLFKDQIPQGNASLLLSSFRTEDQGKYKCYTATNSENREQFVLLKIKVPVKWVDLKMTSEGITCSTKDVYPEPNISWFRDGRSEDKFTVNRTGDKEGLFSVSSVLTQSVAENTTYSCSISLRDESQHYTASLRKENVEIYPGHNVTIHCPVSQDNTGNSNITLTYGESSTTLTYTQTSQLPTTTVQWRGKTLHLARDGTVTIHNPENVEYTGTYTCERLTAQSRHVVHTEVKICSANTIRIALGVTVAIVVVTIAAVCLIMWKRANNMRNRGESDVNPHNGEGNGVI